TTCATCGCCTTGGGCTGGATCGCTCCGCTGGAGACGATCTCGACCGCGACCTCGCCGTTATGGCGGGTCACGCCGACGTTGCGCACCGTGACCGGCATGGCGGCCCTGGCAGCTTTCGTCTCGGTTGTCTTGTTGGCCACGGTCTGCGACGGATCGGCCTGCGCCTGGCGTTTCACCGTCTCGAGGGCGGAAGGCCTTGCAGCCTCCGCCGGACCGTAGGAGCGCTCGGACGCGTTGACATGGACTGCCAACCCGTCAGCGCCTTCGCTGAAGCTCACCACTGCCCCAGGGGCGAGCGTGATCTCCAAACGCGCGACGTCAGCGCCGCCCACGCCCTTGTACCCCAGCACACGGTACGAAGATACGCCGGCCGCTTGCACCTTCTGCATGCGTCCGTCGAGCTTCGCCGCTGACACCCCGGTCATATCGACCAGCAACAACGTGTCCGTGGGACGGTACTCGGTATGCGTGAACGCGCCGGTGGCACGGATGGTGACGGTCGTGGTCGCTCCCTGAGTGGCGAACGAGACGTCCGTCATTTGCGTACCGGCGGCTGCCGCGGTCGTGGCGCACACGACCGACAACAGTAATATGCACAGCAGTTGCTTCAGCCTCATCTTATCTCTCCTCACGGATGCGGCATTCGCCCTATCCGTGCGCGGCTTCCTTACTACTGCCGCTTAAGAATTAGCCCTGACTGCCCTAGGTTCGGCCCGGATTGTGTGGTGCACTTGCTCCGCCGGCGCTTGCGTGCCGGCGGTCTTCAAACTTTTATGCCGACGGCGCTATGCGCTTCACTACTTCCTTCTGCACCGACTTGCCCAGCGAGTCGACCACGTTCTGGCGGAAGACGACCGAGTCGCTGGTGATGCGCGCTACATAACCGTCGTACAGCGCGTCATTCTCGCGCACGTAATAAATCTTTTTCGCGGGATTGCCGACCACCGCGATCCACTCCAGGCACTTGTGCGGCTGCCCGGCCCGCACCTGCGATCGCATGTCCAGGCGGCTGCAGACCACGCCCTCGACCGCGAGCTGATCGATGATCAGGCAGCGCTTGCCGGTACTGCAGGCGGTTTGCCCGCCCGAGCCGAGGCGCACGACCACCGGACTGATGAAGGGATCGCGCCGGCCCTTGGCGCTGTCCGTCGACTGGCCCGCGGACGGCTTGGCCTTCGCGCTGCTTGCAGCCACAGCCGGCTTGGCCGCCGCCGCCGGCTTCGCCGCGGGGGTGGTGGTCGTTTTCGCTGCCGGACTCTGCGAGGCGGGCGCTGCCGGCTTGTAAGCCGTGGCTTGCCCCGCGGCCATTCCGGCCGCCATGATCATCGTCGAGATGGTTGCAATCGCTTTCATACCGTCACCTGATCCCTGTTACTTCTTTGCCGGTGTCGCGGCCGGAGTCGCGCCCGGAGTCGTCCCCGTTGCAGTCCCTACCGGCTTCGGCGCCGGTTCATGCGAGAAGAAGGTCGTGGCGGTGAGGCCGGCCACCACCGACTCGTTCGGCGCGTAGTCGAACTTGCCCTTCACGCCCGCGTCGCTCGAGCGCTTCGGCGACGCCATCTTCATGGCGGAGATGTTGATGATGCGGTCCAGCTTCGCCGTCCGCTCGAAAAAGTTCAGCACCGAGTAGTACGGCCCGTCGATGTCCATCTCGAAGGGCAGCTCGCTGTAGAAGTCGTGCGTGCTCACGCCCTTCGACGTGTAACGCCGCACCTCTACTCCCGCCGACTGCGCCGTGTCTTGCATCATGTGCATGAACTGGTCGGCTTCCTTCTCGTCGGGCACGAACCGCTTCTGGATCTCGATCTGCTGCTTGTAATTAGCGATCTTGGCCTCGAGCTCGGGCAGCCTCGCCTTGAAGCTGCGCAGGCTGTCGTTCTGCTTCTTCTGCTCATTCAGCGCCGACTGTGCGGTTGCGTTCTCTTCCATCATCGGCTTGAGGCCGAACCAGTAGCCCAGTCCCAGAATGGCGGCCGCGATCACGAACGCGATCCCTAACTGCGCCGGCATCGACATTTCTCTCATGCTTGCCATATGTACCGTCCCAAAGAGCTACAGTTTCTTCTCGCCCGCGGCCGGCGCTGTCGCTGGGCCTTGCGGCTGCGACTTGTCGACCCGTTCACAAACCAGAGTGAAGTTGAACTGCTGCATATCCTTCACCTGCGGATCCTGCGCCGTTTCCTTCAGCTCGACCGAGCGGAAGTATCCGGTGCTCTGCAGGTTCTTCATCAGCGTGGCGACCTGGTGCACGCTCAACGCCGAACCGTCGATGTTGATGTTGCGGCCCTCTTCCTTCAGCGTGTTCAGCCACACCCCGTCGGTGCTGTGGATGGTGCTGCCGATCATCTGCAGCAGGTCGCTGGGACCGGCAGCCTTCGCGTGCAGGTCGTCGATCACTTTCACCCGCTGATCGAAGATCTTGCTCTGCGCTTCGAGTTCGTCGTATTTCGACTTGGCCAGCGCCAGCTCCTGCGCTTCCTTCTGCGCCGCTACCATCTCTTTGTCGATGCGCTTTCTGTCGTTGCCGACCTTCCACCACCAGCCGGCGAGCGCGCCGATCGCGAGGATCAGCACCACGATGATCAGCACCATCGGATTCGGACCTTCGCCGGCAACGGACGCTGCCGCCGCGCGCTTGCCCTTCTTCGGTTTCGGCAGTCCAAGTAGATTGATCTGGATCATAACGGGAAGCTCCTCAAAGCGAGGCCCACTGCTACCGCAAGCTGTCCGGCATTCTGGTCGATCAGTTCGGCTTCCGCGGCGTTCGCCGGGTAGCCGATCTTCTGGAACGGGTTCAGCAGCTCGACCGGCAGCGAGAATTCCTGCCGCAGCCCTTCGAGCAGCCCGGGCACGCGCGAGGAACCGCCGGCCAGGTAGATGCGTTCGATGTGCTCGCCGGCCGCGGTCGCGCGGAAGAAGTCGAACGTCTTCTGGATCTCGAGCACGATGATCTCAGTCACCTGCTGCAGGATCGGCATCTTCGCGTCTTCGCTCACCGTGCCGACTTTCTTGCCCAGCTTGAGCGCTTCCGCGTCGTCGAAGCTGAGGTCGAGTTCCTTCTGCAGCGAGTCGGTGTACTGGTTGCCGCCCACCGACACGTCGCGAGTGAACAGCGGCGTGGTGCCCTTCACGATGTTGATGTTCATGACGCTGGCGCCCAGGTTGAGCAATGCCACGGTGGAGCCCGGCGCGGGTTCGTAGTTGTACTCGTAGCAGTTCTGCAGCGCGAACGCGTCGATGTCCACCACCGAAGCCGCCTTGCCTGCCAGCGAGAGCACGTTGGTGTAGTTCAGGATCTTGTCGCGCTTCACCGCCACCAGCAGCACGTCCATCTGCGGACCGCCTTCGTCCGGATTCAGCACCTGGTAGTCGATGTTCACGTCCGCGATGTCGAATGGGATGTGCTGCGCGGCCTCCGTCTGGATCGAGGCTGCCAGCTCTTCGTCGCTCTGCGGCGATACCGAGATCTTCTTCACGATCACCGAGTGGCCACTCACCGAGGTCGCCACCGATTTTGTCTTGATCCCCGCCGTGGCGAAGATCTTGCCGATCGCGCTCGAGACCGAACCCGAGTCCACGATCATGGAATCCACCACGATGTCGGAAGCCAAAGGCTCCAGCCCAACATGCGCTACCTGGATCTCACCCTTCGTCTTCCGCAGTTCGACCGCTTTGATCGAACTGGAGCCGATGTCCAGGCCGACGATCGTTTTTGCGCCGCCGAATAAACCCATATCAGTTCCTCAGTGCCCCGCCGCCACGCGCGCGGCTTTGGGCCTCTTCTTCCCGCGACCTTCCCCGACCATGCTCTTGCGTTCCATCCAGGAATCCAAGATCGTCTTCTTGAACTTCCAGCGGTTGCCGAGCTTGAAGGCAGGGATTTTTTCCTCGTATACGTACTTGTAAAGCGTGTCCGGACTCACGCCTAAATACTGCGACGCTTGCCGGATGTTCATCACTTCACGCGAATCTGCCATAAATGCCTAGCCCCTTCCACAGTGTTTCGCGCCCGCCCACTGGCGGACACGATCTGACCGGGCCGTGAGGAGGAAATCCTCTGCTTTCTCGGGGGGAAGACTGCAGTGCGCGAGTTATACCAGCGTTACTCCCCTGAGTGTCAAGCACAGTTGTTGGTTTTCTTCCGGTTTCTTCGGGTTTTTCGGGAATTTGGCCGATGTACCTTGGTGCGAAAATGGCCTATCTTGGGGTCCATGTTGGCGACAACCACAAGATACTGTGGTGTTAATGCACATGATGCAGAAAATTGTCGGAGGAGTTACTAAGACAGCACGTCGCCGGTTAGGTGTACGTCACCTTTTCACCCGCTGCGCTCGCCCCAGCGGCGGCGCTGCAGTTTGAGCAGGAATGCGACGGTGAGACGGCGTTCTTCCGGGCGCAGATCGGGCGTGAATCCCGGTACCAGCGAGCCCGGCGGGCCGGTATTGCCGCCCGCCGGCGTCACGCCTCCGGGGACGGCGAAGTAAGGCACGTTCGCCCGCGCGGTGGTTGTACTCGGACCGCTGCCAGCCGCTTTTCCAGCTCTTCCACGCGCTCGAGCAGCGTCTGCTCGCGCTTAGTCAACTCTTCGGCCGGTGGCGCGGCCGGCGGCGCGGACTGTGTTCCGGCGCCGGCGGCGCAGAAAGCCGCGAACAGCGCTAACCGCAATGAACATGCGGGCCTTCATCGCCCCTCCGGGGTCTCTCCCACCAGCGCGCTCGCCTCGACGGGCTTCTCCGCCGTCTCTTCCAGCGCCGCCAACACCGACTGCCGCTTTGGTCCGTCGAGCTCCGCCTGCAGCTTATGGAGCGCCAGCGCCACGATGTGGTAGTGGTGCACGCTCGCGTACTGCGGCTCCTTGGTCACCTCGAGCCACAGGCCGTGCAGCAGCTCCACGTCCTGCGGACGCAGCCGCGGCTCATGCGGACCCAGGTTGTATTCGCGCACCCGCCCATCGGGCGCGACGAGTTCGAGCGTCAGACGAGGCTTGGGCTCCGGCAACCGCTCCCAAGCGTCCCCGGTCAGCTTGCCTTGCTCGTCGGGCGAGAGCTTGTTGGAATATCCGCAGACCACCTTCGCCGACTGCAGCGTCTGCGCCGTCAGCATGATGGTGTCGAACACGTTCGAGCCCGCCGCCACCAGCAACGACACCGGCTTGCCCGCTTTCTCCGCCACCGTGACCACGGCGGTGAAAAGCTGCTGCTCGTAGTGATCGAAGATCTCGCGCGTCTCATAGCTGGTACCGCCGCCGAAGGAGTGCTCGCGGTGGTAGAGCCGCGCCGTCATCACCACGACGTCTTGCCGCGTGGTGTCGGTCTCGTCGATCACCCGCCGCAGGTACTCGAGGTTCCGCGGGTCGCGGATGCCGACCAGGATGTTCCCCGGCCGCACCTGCAGCACCTCGCCCGAGAGCTGCGGATTGCTGTACACCCGGAATTGCTCCAGGTGCTCGGAGTCGCCGCCCTGGCGCTGCTTCGCCGTCCAGTGTTCCGACGCCCAGAACACGCCGAAGAACACCGCGCTGAAGCCGATGCCGGCCATCGTCGCGTCCGGCTTGGTGAACAGATTCACCAGCGCGGTGAGGAACAGCACCAGCGTGATCAGCGCCAGCCCGAGTGGGACCTCTTTGCCGGCGATGGAAAGATTCCCGGGGACCTTGAAAGCGCGCGCCTCGCGGTTCTTGTAGCGCAACACCAGCACCGCCAGCGCCTTGAACGCGAAGCTCCAGATCACGCCGAAGGCGTACAGCCCGGCGAGGATGAACACGTTGCCGCCGCTGAGCACGATGGTCAGCACCTGCAGCACCACGATCAGGTTGATCAGCCGGTAGCTCGTCCCATAGCGACGGTGCGGCTTCCGGAACCACGCCGGCATCACGCCGTCTTCGCTGACTCGATTGAGTACCCCATTCGAGCCTACGATCGCCGTATTCACCGCGCCCGCCAGGATCAACACGCCCACGATGACCACGAACCCCTGGAACAGGAGCTTCAGCGTGTACGGCCCCACCATGTACATCGCCAGCCCGCTGATCAGGTTGCCGAAATATTGCGGACGCACCTCGTCTGGAATGATCATCACCGCGAAGAAAGACACCAGCGAAGTGAACAGCAAGCTGTAAAGAAAAATGACCAGCCCGGCGCGCTCCAGATTCTTCAGTTTCGGGCTTTCGATCTCGCGATTCACCTGCGCCAGGGTTTCCTCGCCGCTCATCGCCAGCACCGAGTGTCCGAAGCCGGCGAGCACGATCACGAGCGTGAGGCGGCTGAGCCATGTACCGTCGAGCCAACCGAAGAATCCGTGGTCGAGCTTCATGTTCGCCGGCCGCGGGGACGGCGGCAGATGTACGCCGGTATGCGCGAGCGTCACCAGGCACCACCCGATCAGGATCACCACCATCACCGTGGTGATGCCCATGATCCACAGCGCCTTCGTGCTCGATTCATGCATGCCCTGGGTGTTCTTCCGCCAGAAGTACAGCGTCACCAGGACGGCGAAGCCGGCGGCGAACGCGTTCGCCGGCACGTGGATGGGACGACCCAGGTGCACGCTCACGTCTTCCACCAGGCCCGCCATGTAGAGCCCGGCGGAGACCGCGCTGATCGGTCCGGTGAGCACGTAATCGAACAGCAGCGCCGAAACAGACAGCTTGGCCAGCGTGCCGCCCATCGCTTCTTTCACCACGCGATACACGCCGCCGCGCACGAACATGGTGCTCGACTCGATGTAGACCGAGCGCACCGCATAGCTGAACAGCATGACCGCCAAGACGAACCAGGGCGCGGACTTCCCAATCACCTTTTCCGTGTCGCCGCCGACGTAGTAAGCCGACGATCCCAGATCGGAGAGCACGATGGCCGCCGCGCGCCAGAACGAGATGAACGACAGCATGACCGTCGTCGCTACGAATACCGGGACGGCGGGACGGGTTGGGATACGTGAGGTAGCGTCACGCGGCACCGGCGGCGTGCGCGTCATCGCATCGCTCATTGGTTCCTCTTTTCCGCCTGGCGATGAGCTGCGCGCAGAGAGGCGCTCGACGAGGCCGTTTGCCGCAAAGACTGACGCCGTGCATGCGAAAACGGACGCGCCAGAGTGGCCGCGCCCGTTCGCCGGGGAAGTTCGGGCAGGAGCAGTGCCAGCACGTAACGCTCGCGCCGCATGGCCGCTGCCTTACCGCCGAGCCAGCGGTCCTTGAGCCGCCGCGCCAGCCACACCGCGGGCACCAACAACAGCAGCGTCACTGCGCCGATCAGCTCTGCGGCCACAGCGTCATGCTATGAGCGCGAGGCGGTGGGCGCGTAAGCCGCGCCCAAAGAGTCCGTAAAGAGTGTGTAAGCTCAGGCCGGGTCGAAGCGGTAGCCGATCCATGGCTCGGTGAGCAGGTGCTTCGGATGGCGTGGGTCTTTCTCGATCTTCTTCCGCAATTGCCCTACGAACACCCGCAGGTATTCGGACTGCTCACTGCTGTTCGCTCCCCACACCGCCGTAAGGATGGCGCGCTGCGTGAGCACGCGGCCGTGGTTCGAGATCAGGAAGGTCAGCAGGTCGTATTCCTTGGGCGTGAGGTGCAACTCGCGCTCGCGGACGGTGACGCGCCGCTGGTCGGGCTCCACTTTGAAGTCGCCCACC
The genomic region above belongs to Acidobacteriota bacterium and contains:
- a CDS encoding APC family permease gives rise to the protein MSDAMTRTPPVPRDATSRIPTRPAVPVFVATTVMLSFISFWRAAAIVLSDLGSSAYYVGGDTEKVIGKSAPWFVLAVMLFSYAVRSVYIESSTMFVRGGVYRVVKEAMGGTLAKLSVSALLFDYVLTGPISAVSAGLYMAGLVEDVSVHLGRPIHVPANAFAAGFAVLVTLYFWRKNTQGMHESSTKALWIMGITTVMVVILIGWCLVTLAHTGVHLPPSPRPANMKLDHGFFGWLDGTWLSRLTLVIVLAGFGHSVLAMSGEETLAQVNREIESPKLKNLERAGLVIFLYSLLFTSLVSFFAVMIIPDEVRPQYFGNLISGLAMYMVGPYTLKLLFQGFVVIVGVLILAGAVNTAIVGSNGVLNRVSEDGVMPAWFRKPHRRYGTSYRLINLIVVLQVLTIVLSGGNVFILAGLYAFGVIWSFAFKALAVLVLRYKNREARAFKVPGNLSIAGKEVPLGLALITLVLFLTALVNLFTKPDATMAGIGFSAVFFGVFWASEHWTAKQRQGGDSEHLEQFRVYSNPQLSGEVLQVRPGNILVGIRDPRNLEYLRRVIDETDTTRQDVVVMTARLYHREHSFGGGTSYETREIFDHYEQQLFTAVVTVAEKAGKPVSLLVAAGSNVFDTIMLTAQTLQSAKVVCGYSNKLSPDEQGKLTGDAWERLPEPKPRLTLELVAPDGRVREYNLGPHEPRLRPQDVELLHGLWLEVTKEPQYASVHHYHIVALALHKLQAELDGPKRQSVLAALEETAEKPVEASALVGETPEGR
- a CDS encoding helix-turn-helix domain-containing protein, translated to MADSREVMNIRQASQYLGVSPDTLYKYVYEEKIPAFKLGNRWKFKKTILDSWMERKSMVGEGRGKKRPKAARVAAGH
- the pilO gene encoding type 4a pilus biogenesis protein PilO, with translation MREMSMPAQLGIAFVIAAAILGLGYWFGLKPMMEENATAQSALNEQKKQNDSLRSFKARLPELEAKIANYKQQIEIQKRFVPDEKEADQFMHMMQDTAQSAGVEVRRYTSKGVSTHDFYSELPFEMDIDGPYYSVLNFFERTAKLDRIINISAMKMASPKRSSDAGVKGKFDYAPNESVVAGLTATTFFSHEPAPKPVGTATGTTPGATPAATPAKK
- a CDS encoding PilN domain-containing protein, whose protein sequence is MIQINLLGLPKPKKGKRAAAASVAGEGPNPMVLIIVVLILAIGALAGWWWKVGNDRKRIDKEMVAAQKEAQELALAKSKYDELEAQSKIFDQRVKVIDDLHAKAAGPSDLLQMIGSTIHSTDGVWLNTLKEEGRNINIDGSALSVHQVATLMKNLQSTGYFRSVELKETAQDPQVKDMQQFNFTLVCERVDKSQPQGPATAPAAGEKKL
- a CDS encoding pilus assembly protein PilM — translated: MGLFGGAKTIVGLDIGSSSIKAVELRKTKGEIQVAHVGLEPLASDIVVDSMIVDSGSVSSAIGKIFATAGIKTKSVATSVSGHSVIVKKISVSPQSDEELAASIQTEAAQHIPFDIADVNIDYQVLNPDEGGPQMDVLLVAVKRDKILNYTNVLSLAGKAASVVDIDAFALQNCYEYNYEPAPGSTVALLNLGASVMNINIVKGTTPLFTRDVSVGGNQYTDSLQKELDLSFDDAEALKLGKKVGTVSEDAKMPILQQVTEIIVLEIQKTFDFFRATAAGEHIERIYLAGGSSRVPGLLEGLRQEFSLPVELLNPFQKIGYPANAAEAELIDQNAGQLAVAVGLALRSFPL